The Nymphaea colorata isolate Beijing-Zhang1983 chromosome 11, ASM883128v2, whole genome shotgun sequence genome includes the window catcttcattgtctcacttccccatttcattcgatcaccattggttttcttcaaaaacgcttccatgatgaggctgaaagatcctccaacaaaactctaatttctcttggcattcaacacctccctttcatgcacttcacaaaacgcatgatcctattgtaggtCTGGATGACTTGTCTTATCTCATCTAGACGTTATGGAATTGGATATGTTTGTGGgactggtcacaaaaattgttcgacatTGATCTCGAaatgggtgtagatcagtggtcttatctgatccgaaaatcgttggatttagatctccgcatgtgcgtagatcagttgtcttatctgatccagaaattgttgtattgggatcaCGCTAGgagtgtagatcagtggtctcatctgatcgaaaaatcgttgtggGAGTGGTCACAAAAGTTGTTCGACGTCGATCTCAAAAcaggtgtagatcagtggtcttatctgatccgaaaatcgttggatttagatctctgcatgtgcctcgatcagttgtcatatctgatcctgaaattgttgtattgggatttggctaggaatctagatcagtggtctcatctgatcgaaaaatcgttgtatttgaaaatagaagggggccacgatcaattgtcttatttgatccgaactttgttgagtctgcaactagtagtgggcttggatcagtggtcttacccgatcctaaaattgttggattcgaatttgcttatttcaaaaagttcatcaaaatgactgtAAGGGCTTTGTTGAAAACGTCaataatggttgtagtcgtctaactgatgatttaatttcatgttaagcagctcctgcatgggtttccaaatccaagagtcttgaatgcacaaaataccacccaagaattctaacatgggcatcttcattgtctcacttccccatttcattcgatcaccattggtttttgttgacgggttttgttattcgggtccggatccgtacccgatccggtttgtcctaattaggactacttatacttctgtaaaccctaatcttggtgttaatgaagtgttgaagagagagagtgtctggaggctagtgggcaccagacctcctcacccgtggtttttcttccctcgagtcgagggttttccacgttacatctgtgtgctttcttctactctcgtgcacattttgtttctacagggttttccacgttacatctgtgtgctttcttctactctcgtgcacattttgtttctacatggtatcagagccgtcggacttggagaaaacaaaatctgttttttgttctatggttgtgaagttccaaccctgactgccgccgccgctaccaccaccgccgccgctgcccttgctgcgccgccgctgcccttgctgcgccgccgctgcccttgctgcgccgccgctgccctggccgtgaccgtgaccaccgccgctgtcgccgcacCGTGGCCGCGTGACTGCCTCCGTCGCTGCCCCGCCGTGGCTGTGACCGCTGCTGCGTCGCTGGTGTCGTGACTGCCGACGCCAACGTCTCTGCCAACGCTTCtgccgacgccgacgtccgaccaCCGACGCCGACGTCCAACGCCGTCGCCTCTTCTCGGCGCGCGCTGCCAAGCGcggccctctgcttccgccgcgTCCTGCTGCTTCCGCAGCTCCCGCCGCTTCCGCCGTTGATCCCCGACTGCGTCATCTCACCTCTTCTCTcggttactgctgctgtgtgtgttctttggcagccacttctacctcgtgatcatggctgactcgtcttcttcttcagtcaacactactctgcctgatgttgtgtctgcgcggactgatcatgtaccggttcaggttaccaccattcaacttaccaaggagaactattcccgatggtctgctgcgattaccatggggattgctgggcgaggacgcattgcctatgtgaatgggagaaaggttgaacctgctgcagatagtctggcttgggatacatggtttcttgaagacaaccaggtcaaaacctggattgtcaattcagtgtccccggatatccaacccctcattcttcgtaagaagactgcaagggatatgtggattattttggagcagatgtatggccaaaagaaaaggaaagttcgtgtgtatcaacttatgaaggatgtgtattccctgcgacaaggtgctctctcggttgcagacttttatgcagcattaaaatctaagtgggaggaccttgactatcactctgatattccatggaggtgtcctcacgaccagatgcagtacatgactgataaatgggaaaacagggtattccttttcttatccggactgaatgatgactttgaaaatataaggagtcagattcttaactctgacgaatcatttagtattgaagatgtctattcccgtgttgaagctgaagaacagagaaggctgctctctagtggacgaaagggggaagaacagtctgcctatgttagccgtgcccctgtgggaactcctcgttcttctcgaaaatgtactcattgcaaaaaacttggtcatactagggatttttgttgggacctgtatccagagaagaaggatagtagggggaggtcttcgagTGGGAAGAAGtctgtatcgtctgcaacaagtctgagtgatgggaaaggttctatttctgcagagcagatccgtgagctacgagcatatttgagcaagattgatgttggtcaggcagatacaccagatgaggtgaagatcaatcaggcattggctgtttcagggggagaaggtacttcttctatgggtgaatggattgttgacagcggtgccactcatcacatgactggcaaccccaagcttttccatgactacaagctatcctcgggaaaggaacgtgtgtcccttgccgatggttcctttacttcagtggcagggaaagggagtctttccttgttaaataattttttagttcatgatgccttacatgttcctcatcttcccttaaatttgttatctgttagtaagattaccaaggaactgaagtgtgagcttatattttctgaaaaacgttgtgttttgcaggacttggtgacagggaagaggattgggattggtttggtgtctgatgggctgtatcggcttcctatacgcgttgtcacagctcttatgtcagcagtcagcagaacagagaagaaggaggaagagtgtcgtcagttatttttgttttggcatgaacgccttggtcatctcccatttgggattttgaaacatttgttccctgaactatgttctagtttaaacatttccatgttatcatgtgatgtgtgtcagtttgcgaagcatgttagagcttcttatccaatttcaaatagtcgttctaataaagctttctccttggttcattctgatgtgtgggggccttcgggcattcattctcgtggtggttttcaatactttataacctttatagatgattattcaagatgtacctttgtgtatttgttgaaagatcgtagtgaggtgcctcacattattgaaactttcatcctcctagtggaaaaccaatatggaaattctgtcaagacttttcggtctgataatgctcgtgaatatctgtgtctcactgttgaagaattctttcgaaagagggggattgttcatgagacatcctgtagttataccccccctcaaaatggggttgctgagaggaaaaatcgtcagttgctcaatgtcacccgagccatactgttccaaagacatctcccaaaatactattggggtgatgcaatccttactagtgtctacttgattaatcgcatgcccagtcgtgtgctaaagggtcgtactccatactctatgcttccagggagtagtcaaccttttcatcttcctcctcgagtctttggatgtgtgtgtttcatacataaccacagtcccaatgtgaaaaaacttgatcccaaatctattaagggcgtctttcttgggtattcttccactcaaaaaggttataaatgtctagatcctaccactggtcgtcttcacattaccaaatgtagaaacaaaatgtgcacgagagaagaagaaagcacacggatgtaacgtggaaaaccctcgactcgagggaagaaaaaccacgggtgaggaggtctggtgcccactagcctccagacactctctctcttcaacacttcattaacacaaagattagggtttacagaagtataagtagtcctcattaggacaaaccggatcgggtacggatccggacccgaacaacaaaacccgtcaacactccccctcaagttgggcatacatatcaaacatgcccaacttggatacatttctctcaaatggagttacacttaaggccttggttaggacatcagcagtttggtcttcagacttcatgtaaggtagcgttaattccttagcatcaattctttctctgatgaagtgacggtcgatctccacatgctttgttcgatcatgaagaaccgggttgttagccaagttaattgcagacttattatcacaatacatcctcataggcccttcaatctctattccaatatctgtcagtaagatcttcagccataacaattctgataccccagtagccacagccctatattcagcctctgcactcgagcgggaacacacatcttgtctcttgcttctccaaacaaccaaatttccccccaagtagacgcagtatcctgaagtagatcttctggtgtcaacacagcctgcccagtctgcatcagaatacccttcaacttcaatagatctttgttgcacatatagaagtccctttccgggattcttcttcaagtagcacaaaattctatctacagccttcaagtgcatatctgtaggtgcatgcatgaactggctcatcacatttacagcaaatgtgatatcaggtctagtcagagtgagataaatcagtttgccaactagacgttgatatctccctttagcttcttcacccaacagttctccatctttgctaccaagtttatgcccagcatctataggagtagaggctggtctgcatcccagttttcctgtctcctttagtagatccagggtatacttcctttgactaagtgcaagagttgtacctgatctagcaatttcaatacccagaaaatacttcagcttaccaagatcttttagatcgaattcagtagatagtaaaccctttaat containing:
- the LOC126410542 gene encoding uncharacterized protein LOC126410542 encodes the protein MADSSSSSVNTTLPDVVSARTDHVPVQVTTIQLTKENYSRWSAAITMGIAGRGRIAYVNGRKVEPAADSLAWDTWFLEDNQVKTWIVNSVSPDIQPLILRKKTARDMWIILEQMYGQKKRKVRVYQLMKDVYSLRQGALSVADFYAALKSKWEDLDYHSDIPWRCPHDQMQYMTDKWENRVFLFLSGLNDDFENIRSQILNSDESFSIEDVYSRVEAEEQRRLLSSGRKGEEQSAYVSRAPVGTPRSSRKCTHCKKLGHTRDFCWDLYPEKKDSRGRSSSGKKSVSSATSLSDGKGSISAEQIRELRAYLSKIDVGQADTPDEVKINQALAVSGGEGLGDREEDWDWFGV